Proteins from a genomic interval of Rattus norvegicus strain BN/NHsdMcwi chromosome 2, GRCr8, whole genome shotgun sequence:
- the LOC108350082 gene encoding large ribosomal subunit protein eL21 — translation MMNTKGKRKGTQYMFCRPFRKHGVVPLVTYMRIYKKGDIVDIKGMSTVQKGMPPKCYQDKTGRVYNVTQHAVGIIVNKQVKGKILAKRINVWIEHIKHSKSRDSFLKRVKENDQKKKEAKEKGTWVQLKHQPAPPREAPFVRSNGKEPELLEPIPYGLMA, via the coding sequence ATGATGAATactaaaggaaagaggaaaggtaCTCAGTATATGTTCTGtagaccttttaggaaacatggagttgtTCCTTTGGTCACATACAtgcgaatctacaagaagggtgatattgtagacatcaagggaatgagcactgttcaaaaaggaatgccccCTAAGTGTTACCAAGACAAAACCGGcagagtctacaatgtcacccagcatgccgtgggcatcattgtaaacaagcaagttaaaggcaagattctggccaagaggatcaatgtgtggattgagcacatcaagcactcaaagagcagagacagcttcctgaagcgggtgaaggagaacgatcagaagaaaaaggaagccaaagagaagggcacctgggttcagctgaagcaccagcctgcgccacccagagaagccccCTTTGTGAGGAGTAACgggaaggagcctgagctgctggagcccattCCATACGGACTCATGGCCTAA